A window of Mangifera indica cultivar Alphonso chromosome 11, CATAS_Mindica_2.1, whole genome shotgun sequence contains these coding sequences:
- the LOC123230048 gene encoding uncharacterized protein At1g76070 — translation MEKHTKPRSNILKFLPKAASAVTFQNPPFSPGKDKRPDIHINKLRAHTGKGFSGPIISIIPDEARRKSKNESFENQEPTSPKVSCMGQIIKHKANHQKKKMSHKKSASLPKDIKPGAVSSSPREVKKQASKFRRLFSGVKPARKSDVYDDDHDQKQPHSAPALSQMKKFASSRNAFSNFDWMAQQISPLESDHRNYYSDEEKGNSDDEEEDHIIPFSAPITVGGDVALQPRKEVNLWKRRTMDPPKPLQLNTMVRAN, via the coding sequence ATGGAGAAACATACTAAACCCAGAtccaatatcttaaaatttctACCAAAAGCTGCCTCTGCTGTTACCTTTCAAAATCCTCCTTTCAGCCCAGGTAAAGATAAGAGGCCAGATATCCACATAAACAAGCTCAGAGCTCATACGGGTAAAGGGTTCTCTGGTCCGATCATATCAATAATTCCTGATGAAGCTCGGAGGAAGTCCAAGAATGAAAGCTTTGAAAACCAGGAACCCACTTCGCCGAAAGTTTCGTGCATGGGCCAAATCATAAAGCACAAGGCCAATCatcagaagaagaagatgagtcATAAGAAATCTGCGTCGCTTCCTAAGGATATTAAGCCGGGAGCAGTATCTTCTTCTCCACGAGAGGTGAAGAAACAGGCATCAAAGTTTAGGAGACTCTTCAGCGGTGTGAAACCAGCAAGAAAATCTGATGTTTATGATGATGATCATGATCAGAAACAACCACATTCGGCACCCGCTTTGAGTCAGATGAAAAAGTTTGCCAGTAGTCGTAATGCTTTTTCCAATTTTGATTGGATGGCTCAGCAGATTTCACCGCTGGAATCCGATCACCGGAATTATTATTCTGACGAAGAAAAAGGAAAcagtgatgatgaagaagaagatcatATCATTCCATTTTCTGCACCTATAACGGTAGGTGGAGACGTAGCTTTGCAGCCAAGGAAAGAAGTTAATTTGTGGAAAAGAAGAACAATGGATCCTCCAAAGCCTCTTCAATTGAATACGATGGTCAGAGCAAACTGA
- the LOC123229071 gene encoding uncharacterized protein LOC123229071, whose product MVLSFDLQDFIIRARVLKLYRQALRTARRAPEQARAELKQTMREEMEKHRDCNDKQKIRYLISEGLERLKGLNEMLDMQGHS is encoded by the exons ATGGTTCTCTCCTTTGATTTGCAGGATTTTATTATCCGTGCTCGAGTGTTGAAGTTGTACAGACAAGCTCTAAGAACGGCTCGAAGAGCCCCTGAACAAGCTAGAG CTGAATTGAAGCAGACAATGAGAGAAGAGATGGAGAAACATCGTGACTGCAACGACAAACAGAAGATTCGATACTTGATTAGTGAAGGTTTAGAGAGACTAAAAGGTCTGAATGAGATGCTTGACATGCAGGGTCACTCTTAG
- the LOC123229864 gene encoding 24-methylenesterol C-methyltransferase 2: MDSLALFFTGALLAGGLFWFVCILGPAEQKGKRAVDLSGGSISAEKVQDNYKQYWSFFRRPKEIETADKVPDFVDTFYNLVTDIYEWGWGQSFHFSPSIPGKSHRDATRLHEEMAVDLIDVNPGQRILDVGCGVGGPMRAIAAHSRAKVVGITINDYQVNRARLHNKKAGLDSLCEVVCGNFLEMPFSDNSFDGAYSIEATCHAPKLEDVYAEVFRVLKPGSLYVSYEWVTTDKYRGDNPEHVEIIQGIERGDALPGLRSYADIARTAKKVGFEVVKENDLAKPPAQPWWTRLKMGRIAYWRNHILVTVLAALGIAPKGTVDVHEMLFKTADYLTKGGETGIFTPMHMILLRKPEAPKS; this comes from the coding sequence ATGGACTCTCTTGCTCTCTTCTTTACTGGGGCTCTCCTAGCCGGTGGTCTCTTCTggtttgtttgtattttaggCCCTGCTGAACAAAAGGGCAAACGAGCTGTCGATCTATCGGGTGGTTCAATCTCGGCCGAGAAAGTCCAAGACAATTACAAGCAATACTGGTCTTTCTTCCGCCGCCCCAAAGAGATCGAGACCGCCGATAAAGTTCCAGATTTCGTGgatactttttataacttagTTACAGACATTTACGAATGGGGATGGGGCCAGTCCTTTCATTTCTCTCCTTCAATCCCTGGTAAGTCCCATCGTGATGCCACGCGCCTCCACGAAGAGATGGCCGTCGATCTCATCGATGTCAACCCTGGACAGCGTATTCTGGACGTCGGATGCGGCGTTGGTGGGCCAATGCGTGCCATCGCCGCCCACTCGCGGGCTAAAGTTGTGGGCATCACAATCAATGACTACCAGGTGAATCGCGCTCGTTTGCATAACAAGAAAGCGGGTTTAGATTCGCTTTGTGAGGTTGTTTGTGGGAATTTTCTTGAGATGCCGTTCTCTGACAACAGCTTCGACGGCGCGTACTCCATCGAAGCTACATGTCACGCGCCGAAGCTTGAAGATGTATATGCGGAggtgtttagggttttgaagcCTGGATCTCTCTACGTCTCCTACGAGTGGGTTACAACTGACAAATACAGAGGAGACAACCCTGAACACGTTGAGATCATTCAAGGAATTGAGAGAGGAGACGCTTTGCCTGGACTTAGAAGCTACGCTGACATTGCCCGGACGGCTAAAAAAGTTGGGTTTGAAGTGGTGAAGGAGAATGATCTGGCTAAACCACCTGCTCAGCCATGGTGGACCAGACTGAAGATGGGCAGGATCGCTTACTGGAGGAATCACATTCTGGTTACGGTACTCGCCGCTTTGGGGATTGCACCAAAGGGAACCGTTGATGTTCATGAGATGCTTTTCAAGACAGCTGACTATTTAACCAAAGGTGGCGAAACCGGAATTTTCACTCCGATGCACATGATTCTCCTCAGAAAGCCTGAGGCTCCCAAATCTTGA
- the LOC123229753 gene encoding RNA pseudouridine synthase 2, chloroplastic — translation MLCSLHSLSYFPAPSTRALKSSPIINPSRVCKVLTARCCSSSSSNKNQEPVTNFGGAQLEETVDLKEAGKLRLDSWISSRIVGISRARVQSSIRSGRVSVNGRVVNKASHSVKDGDKVNCTISELEPLRAVPEDIPLDIVYEDDHVLVVNKPSHMVVHPAPGNATGTLVNGILHHCSLPTVAFENQEGLSDAEDISDDEELALSISAASSVRPGIVHRLDKGTSGLIVVAKDEHSHAHLAEQFKLHSIQRVYISLTCGVPSPSSGRVEVPIGRDSNNRIRMTAIPGPIKHGQARHAASRYKVIETLAGGACALVEWRLETGRTHQIRAHAKYMGIPLLGDEVYGGTKNMAMSLLRPRTSPSCHGELLKLVSGLERPCLHAFALGFTHPHTLDNIHFSRPPPPDFAEVLNQLREIGTEKPTNWKLERKHMV, via the exons ATGCTCTGCTCTCTGCACTCATTATCTTATTTCCCAGCTCCCTCTACAAGAGCCCTTAAATCCTCTCCTATAATAAACCCTTCTAGGGTTTGTAAAGTCCTGACAGCTCGCTGTTGTTCTAGTTCCAGCAGCAACAAAAACCAAGAACCTGTTACCAACTTCGGCGGCGCCCAATTGGAAGAAACAGTCGATTTAAAAGAAGCAGGCAAACTCAGACTCGACTCGTGGATTTCATCTCGCATTGTTGGAATCAGCAGAGCTCGCGTTCAATCAAGTATTCGCTCTGGCCGCGTCAGTGTTAACGGACGAGTTGTTAACAAG GCGTCGCATAGTGTGAAAGATGGGGATAAGGTGAATTGCACGATTTCGGAATTGGAACCTTTAAGGGCTGTACCTGAAGATATACCTTTGGATATAGTTTATGAAGACGATCATGTACTAGTTGTTAACAAGCCTTCTCACATG GTTGTTCATCCAGCACCAGGCAATGCCACTGGCACCCTTGTCAATGGCATTCTTCATCATTGCAGTCTTCCTACTGTTGCATTTGAAAACCAGGAAGGTCTATCAGATGCTGAGGATATTTCTGATGATGAAGAGTTAGCTTTGAGCATAAGTGCAGCATCATCTGTTCGACCTGGGATTGTGCACAGGTTGGACAAAGGCACCAGTGGGTTGATTGTTGTTGCAAAG GATGAACATTCTCATGCCCATCTAGCGGAACAGTTCAAGCTGCACAGTATCCAGAGAGTGTACATCAGTCTTACTTGTGGAGTGCCTTCCCCATCTTCTGGACGCGTTGAGGTTCCAATTGGTCGTGATTCAAACAACCGGATTCGCATGACTGCTATACCTGGACCAATCAAACATGGACAGGCTCGTCATGCTGCTAGTAG GTACAAGGTAATTGAAACTCTTGCTGGTGGTGCTTGTGCACTGGTGGAGTGGAGATTAGAAACTGGACGCACTCATCAG ATCCGTGCACATGCAAAGTACATGGGAATTCCTCTATTGGGCGATGAAGTGTATGGAGGGACCAAGAACATGGCCATGTCACTGCTTCGGCCCAGAACTTCACCTAGCTGTCATGGTGAACTCTTGAAGTTGGTGTCTGGATTAGAGAGGCCTTGTCTCCATGCTTTTGCTCTGGG GTTCACACATCCACACACACTGGACAATATACACTTTTCACGCCCACCACCTCCTGATTTTGCTGAGGTTTTGAATCAACTGCGGGAAATTGGCACCGAAAAG CCTACAAATTGGAAATTAGAAAGAAAGCACATGGTGTAA
- the LOC123229754 gene encoding probable prolyl 4-hydroxylase 3 gives MAKVRHSRLQAKKLSTLTLVLSMLFMLTVVLLMLLAMGIFSLPIGDDDSPPNDLSFYRRLTIEKRNKTEEIREQWTEVISWEPRAFVYHNFLSKAECDYLINLAKPHMAKSTVVDSKTGRSKDSRVRTSSGMFLRRGQDRVIQNIEKRIADFTFIPAEHGEGLQVLHYEVGQKYDAHYDYFLDEFNIKNGGQRIATLLMYLSDVEEGGETVFPAAKANFSSVPWWNELSECGRQGLSIKPKMGDALLFWSMRPDATLDPSSLHGGCPVIRGNKWSSTKWMHLHEYKV, from the exons ATGGCGAAAGTGAGGCATTCTCGGTTGCAAGCCAAGAAATTGTCAACGCTGACGCTGGTTTTGTCAATGCTATTCATGCTAACAGTTGTTCTTTTGATGCTTTTGGCTATGGGGATTTTTTCTCTTCCTATAGGCGACGATGATTCTCCGCCAAATGATCTCAGCTTCTACAGGCGCCTGACCATTGAAAA ACGTAATAAGACGGAGGAGATTAGAGAGCAATGGACTGAAGTCATTTCTTGGGAGCCTAGAGCTTTTGTCTATCATAATTTCTTg TCCAAGGCGGAATGTGACTACCTAATAAATCTTGCTAAACCTCATATGGCAAAATCAACTGTTGTTGATAGCAAAACTGGTCGGAGTAAAGATAGCAG GGTGCGTACAAGCTCTGGTATGTTTCTGAGGAGAGGACAGGATAGAGTTATTCAGAACATTGAAAAGCGGATTGCAGACTTCACTTTCATTCCTGCTG AGCATGGAGAAGGACTTCAAGTCCTCCACTATGAAGTTGGACAGAAATATGATGCTCATTATGATTACTTTCTTGATGAGTTCAACATTAAGAATGGAGGGCAACGGATAGCCACTCTTCTTATGTATTT GTCAGATGTTGAAGAAGGGGGTGAGACCGTGTTTCCTGCTGCCAAAGCAAATTTCAGCTCTGTGCCATGGTGGAATGAGTTGTCTGAATGTGGTAGACAGGGTCTCTCTATAAAACCAAAAATGGGTGATGCGTTGCTATTTTGGAGCATGAGACCTGATGCCACGTTAGATCCTTCAAGTTTGCATG GTGGTTGCCCTGTAATTAGAGGGAACAAATGGTCATCTACAAAGTGGATGCATCTCCATGAGTACAAAGTCTGA
- the LOC123230126 gene encoding V-type proton ATPase subunit B 2, which translates to MGAATNFVDMEEGTLEIGMEYRTVSGVAGPLVILDKVKGPKYQEIVNIRLGDGTMRRGQVLEVDGEKAVVQVFEGTSGIDNKFTTVQFTGEVLKTPVSLDMLGRIFNGSGKPIDNGPPILPEAYLDISGSSINPSERTYPEEMIQTGISTIDVMNSIARGQKIPLFSAAGLPHNEIAAQICRQAGLVKRLEKSGDHIMDGEEDNFAIVFAAMGVNMETAQFFKRDFEENGSMERVTLFLNLANDPTIERIITPRIALTTAEYLAYECGKHVLVILTDMSSYADALREVSAAREEVPGRRGYPGYMYTDLATIYERAGRIEGRKGSITQIPILTMPNDDITHPTPDLTGYITEGQIYIDRQLHNRQIYPPINVLPSLSRLMKSAIGEGMTRRDHADVSNQLYANYAIGKDVQAMKAVVGEEALSSEDLLYLEFLDKFERKFVTQGAYDTRNIFQSLDLAWTLLRIFPRELLHRIPAKTLDNYYSRDTAN; encoded by the exons ATGGGAGCGGCTACAAACTTTGTTGACATGGAGGAGGGAACTCTCGAGATCGGCATGG AGTATAGAACTGTTTCTGGTGTTGCAGGGCCACTGGTCATTCTTGATAAAGTCAAG GGTCCAAAGTATCAGGAGATTGTCAACATCCGTCTGGGAGATGGAACAATGAGACGAGGACAGGTCTTGGAAGTTGATGGGGAGAAAGCAGTTGTGCAG GTTTTTGAAGGAACATCAGGAATTGACAACAAATTCACAACCGTTCAGTTTACTGGGGAG GTGCTGAAAACACCTGTGTCATTGGATATGCTTGGGCGAATATTTAATGGCTCTGGAAAGCCCATTGATAATGGCCCACCGATTTTGCCTGAGGCTTACCTTGATATATCTG GAAGCTCCATAAACCCTAGTGAGAGAACCTATCCTGAGGAGATGATACAAACGGGGATTTCTACTATTGATGTGATGAACTCCATTGCTCGTGGACAGAAGATTCCTCTTTTTTCTGCTGCTGGCCTTCCCCATAATGAAATAGCTGCTCAGATCTGTCGTCAGGCTGGTCTTGTAAAGCGGTTGGAAAAGTCTGGTGATCACATCATG GATGGGGAAGAGGACAACTTCGCCATTGTATTTGCTGCAATGGGTGTAAACATGGAGACAGCCCAATTTTTTAAGCGTGATTTTGAGGAGAATGGATCAATGGAGAGAGTGACTCTTTTCTTAAACCTG GCAAATGACCCCACCATTGAACGAATTATCACTCCTCGTATTGCCCTCACAACTGCAGAATATTTGGCTTATGAATGTGGAAAACATGTTTTAGTTATATTGACAGATATGAGTTCTTATGCTGATGCGCTTCGAGAG GTATCTGCTGCCCGAGAAGAAGTACCGGGAAGGCGTGGGTACCCTGGATATATGTATACTGATTTGGCAACAATTTATGAACGTGCTGGACGAATTGAAGGACGAAAAGGCTCCATTACTCAAATTCCTATTTTAACAATGCCTAATGATG ATATCACACATCCTACCCCAGATCTTACTGGTTATATTACCGAGGGGCAGATTTACATTGATAGGCAACTCCACAATCGACAG ATATATCCACCTATCAACGTGCTTCCATCACTTTCTCGGCTCATGAAG AGTGCTATTGGTGAGGGTATGACTCGTCGAGATCACGCTGATGTGTCCAACCAG CTGTATGCAAATTATGCTATTGGAAAAGATGTCCAAGCTATGAAAGCCGTGGTTGGAGAAGAAGCACTTTCTTCTGAGGATCTG CTTTATTTGGAATTCTTGGACAAATTTGAGAGGAAATTTGTGACCCAAGGGGCCTATGACACCCGCAACATCTTTCAGTCACTTGATTTGGCTTGGACACTGCTCCGGATCTTTCCTCGTGAGCTTCTCCACCGTATACCAGCCAAGACACTGGATAATTATTACAGTCGCGACACAGCAAACTGA